The DNA sequence TGGCGATCAGGTTAGATTTGAAATTATTGTCAGAAATACCGGAGAATCTGTTTTAACAAACGTATTTGTTGAAGAATCATCCTATGACGGTTTAACTTACGATTCCTTCATTGACAATGGTCTTTGGACTCATTCATTAATTAATGGAAAGAACATCTGGACTTTGAATAGTGATTTGGCTTTAAATGAGGTTGTTGGATTCTTTGTTAACTTCAAAACTACTAAAGAAGGTAATTTCACCAATGTAGTTGTTGCAGGATCTAAAGAAACTGAAAACAAGACGGATAATGACACTGTTGAAGTCTTAACTCCAAACATTTCCGTTCAAAAGATTACCCTGACTCCTATTGTTCATGTAGGAAATCAGACTTCATTTGAAATAATCGTTAAGAATACTGGAAATGTTGTTTTAACCAACGTATTCCTTGAAGAAACTTCATACGATGGATTAACCTATGATTCATTTGTAGATAATGGTGCTTGGACCCATTCTATTGTTAACGGAAAGAACGTTTGGACCTTAAATTCAGACTTAGGCATTCGTGAAATTGCAGTATTGACGGTCAGATTCAATACTACTGTTGTCGGCAACTTTACCAATATCGTTACTGTAGGGTCAACCGAAACCGAAAACAAAATTGCAAACAATACAACAATCGTTTACAACAATACAGTTCCTGAAAAAGAAGAGGAACCTACCAAAAATCCGGACATTGACATTGAAAAGATTGCATTGAATGACGTTGTGATTTTGGGAAGCCAGGTAAGATTTGAAATTATCGTTAGAAACACAGGAAATGTCATTTTAAATAACGTTGTCGTCAGCGAAGACTCATTTGAAGGCTTAACTTACGATTCATTCATCGACTACACCGGCTTGTGGACCAAAAACGGTGACTTGAGCTGGAAATTAAATGGTCCTTTATACACCGGTGAGATTGCAGCATTCTACGTTGTTTTCAATACAACTGCTGTAGGTGAGTTTACCAATATCGTATCCGTTGACAGTGATGAAACCGGAAACAAGACTGCTAATGATACTGTTGAAGTAATCAAGCCTGATTTCGCAGTTGAAAAGATAGCAATCAACAAAAGCGTATTGGTTGGAGATCAGGTAATGTTTGAAATCGTTGTTCACAACTTCGGACAGGTTACATTAAACGACGTTGTTGTCCGTGAAGAATCATTTGAAGGTTTAACTTATGACTCATTCATTGACTACACAGGTTTATGGACCAAAAACAATGACCTCTCCTGGAGTCTGAACACTCCATTATACGTCGGTGAATATGCAGGATTCTTTGTAGTATTCAACACTACTTCAGCCGGTGAATTCATGAACGTTATCGTTGCAGATTCAAGGGAAATCCCTAACAAAACAGCAAATGATACTGTAGAAGTATTAACTCCGGGATTAAGCATTCAAAAGATAACAATAAACAGGACAGTCTATGTAGGTGAACAGGTGCTCTTTGAAATCATTGTTCAAAACACAGGTAAAGTGG is a window from the Methanobrevibacter millerae genome containing:
- a CDS encoding DUF7507 domain-containing protein, which codes for CVVAGSNETENKTTNNTTKVSKPGLEVSKITLTPVVLVGDQVRFEIVVRNIGETVLNNVFVEEYSYDGLVYDSFVDNGLWTHSLINGKNVWTLNRNLDSKELVNLFVNFNTTMRGNFTNVVVAGSDKTENKTANNTTTVLTPDLTVEKVALTPVVKIGDQVRFEIIVRNTGESVLTNVFVEESSYDGLTYDSFIDNGLWTHSLINGKNIWTLNSDLALNEVVGFFVNFKTTKEGNFTNVVVAGSKETENKTDNDTVEVLTPNISVQKITLTPIVHVGNQTSFEIIVKNTGNVVLTNVFLEETSYDGLTYDSFVDNGAWTHSIVNGKNVWTLNSDLGIREIAVLTVRFNTTVVGNFTNIVTVGSTETENKIANNTTIVYNNTVPEKEEEPTKNPDIDIEKIALNDVVILGSQVRFEIIVRNTGNVILNNVVVSEDSFEGLTYDSFIDYTGLWTKNGDLSWKLNGPLYTGEIAAFYVVFNTTAVGEFTNIVSVDSDETGNKTANDTVEVIKPDFAVEKIAINKSVLVGDQVMFEIVVHNFGQVTLNDVVVREESFEGLTYDSFIDYTGLWTKNNDLSWSLNTPLYVGEYAGFFVVFNTTSAGEFMNVIVADSREIPNKTANDTVEVLTPGLSIQKITINRTVYVGEQVLFEIIVQNTGKVVLNNVVVSEDSFDGLTYYSFIDYNKLWTKNNDLSWTLNTPLYAGEYLSFYVVFDTTRAGNFTNIVSVSSDKTGKVSANNVTEVIEKNVPKEEPKEEPIPVSPETPKTPEPPVTPEVVLEKNETAPSELPEQPKKESNVLPATGNPLIMVLLALIALGGAALRRKNRH